The Laspinema palackyanum D2c genome window below encodes:
- a CDS encoding 3'(2'),5'-bisphosphate nucleotidase yields the protein MSYEREKQVAIDAAIAAAKLCQAVRREIPVAMEKIDKSPVTVADYGSQALICKALNAAFPADAIVGEEDATDLRSNAEQLQKVTHHVQSLVPDATPEQVADWIDCGNGEVGGRFWTLDPIDGTKGFLRQDQYAVAIALIEDNEVKVGVMACPALKLESGEEGALFVAVRGEGATMQAISGGTVRSLRVVAADDVENLRFVESVEASHGDQSRQNAVAKAVGFTAESLRMDSQAKYGIVASGQAALYMRLPSPKTPDYRENIWDHAAGAIVVEEAGGRVTDMHGNSLPFGLCKKMVNNQGIVVSNSTIHDTVLKALQDS from the coding sequence ATGTCATACGAACGGGAAAAACAAGTTGCCATTGATGCGGCGATCGCGGCTGCTAAACTCTGCCAAGCAGTCCGCCGGGAAATTCCGGTGGCGATGGAAAAAATTGATAAAAGCCCCGTCACGGTGGCAGATTACGGGTCTCAGGCATTGATTTGCAAAGCATTAAATGCAGCATTTCCCGCAGATGCGATCGTGGGGGAAGAAGATGCGACGGATCTGCGAAGCAATGCCGAACAATTGCAAAAAGTGACCCATCATGTTCAGTCCCTGGTCCCAGATGCCACACCGGAACAGGTTGCGGATTGGATTGATTGCGGGAATGGGGAAGTCGGGGGAAGATTTTGGACCCTAGACCCGATTGATGGGACTAAAGGATTTTTGAGACAGGATCAATATGCCGTGGCGATCGCCTTAATTGAAGACAACGAGGTGAAAGTCGGCGTCATGGCTTGTCCCGCCCTCAAGTTAGAATCGGGAGAAGAAGGGGCCTTGTTTGTCGCCGTCCGGGGAGAAGGGGCGACAATGCAGGCAATCTCCGGAGGAACCGTGCGATCGCTGCGAGTGGTTGCCGCTGATGATGTGGAAAATCTGCGGTTTGTAGAAAGCGTAGAAGCCAGTCACGGCGACCAATCCAGGCAAAATGCCGTCGCCAAAGCCGTCGGATTCACCGCCGAATCCCTGCGAATGGATTCCCAAGCCAAATATGGAATTGTCGCATCAGGACAAGCCGCATTATATATGCGTTTACCCTCGCCTAAAACCCCAGACTACCGAGAGAATATCTGGGACCACGCAGCCGGGGCGATCGTTGTCGAAGAAGCTGGAGGGCGTGTTACCGATATGCATGGCAATTCTTTACCCTTTGGCTTATGTAAAAAAATGGTCAACAATCAAGGCATTGTTGTTAGCAATAGCACCATCCACGACACAGTTCTAAAAGCCTTACAAGACTCATAA
- a CDS encoding glutamate-5-semialdehyde dehydrogenase: MTSMQIGSDNLVTIAQSTAIAARKLGVLSTEAKNQAIEAVAQALQSAASSIVRANGEDCEFAEAEGISKPLYNRLKMDRTKLEATIAGVRDVGKLPDPVGEIQLHRELDDGLILKRVSVPLGVVAVIFEARPEAAIQISALAIKSGNGVILKGGKEANNSCAAIVKAIRQGLAQTEVDPDVVQLLTTREETLALLKLDDFVDLIVPRGSNDFVRFVQDNTRIPVLGHAEGICHLYVDASAEMEKAVTIAVDSKTQYPAACNAIETLLVHEAVAPEFLPQVAAALQGRQVQLRLDDKSQDILKNTANLKDWEPATEEDWKTEYTDLILSIKVVHSLEEAISHINSYGSGHTDAIVTEEQSAADLFLSQVASAGVFHNCSTRFADGFRYGFGAEVGISTQKMPPRGPVGLEGLVTYKYQLVGNGQIVATYSGPEAKPFTHRNLSQ; the protein is encoded by the coding sequence ATGACATCGATGCAAATTGGTTCGGACAATTTAGTTACAATTGCTCAATCTACAGCCATTGCCGCCCGGAAATTGGGGGTACTCTCTACGGAGGCGAAAAATCAGGCGATCGAGGCAGTCGCCCAAGCTTTACAATCTGCTGCCTCGTCCATTGTCAGGGCAAATGGGGAAGATTGTGAATTTGCCGAAGCGGAAGGCATTTCCAAACCCCTCTACAACCGCCTAAAAATGGACCGGACCAAACTAGAGGCAACCATTGCCGGAGTTCGAGATGTGGGCAAACTCCCGGATCCCGTTGGCGAGATTCAGCTTCATCGGGAACTGGATGATGGCTTAATTCTCAAGCGAGTTTCTGTACCATTGGGGGTAGTTGCGGTGATTTTTGAAGCCCGTCCCGAGGCGGCGATTCAAATTTCCGCCCTGGCAATTAAATCCGGCAATGGGGTGATTTTAAAAGGAGGGAAAGAGGCCAATAATTCTTGTGCAGCCATTGTCAAAGCGATTCGCCAAGGGTTAGCCCAGACGGAGGTTGATCCGGATGTGGTACAGTTGTTAACGACGAGGGAAGAAACGTTAGCGTTATTAAAATTAGATGATTTTGTAGATTTAATTGTCCCCCGAGGGTCGAATGATTTTGTGCGCTTTGTCCAGGACAATACGCGCATTCCGGTCCTGGGTCATGCGGAGGGAATTTGTCATCTCTATGTGGATGCCTCGGCAGAGATGGAAAAAGCGGTGACGATCGCCGTGGATTCTAAAACTCAGTATCCGGCAGCTTGCAATGCGATCGAAACCTTGCTGGTTCATGAGGCAGTCGCCCCAGAATTTTTACCCCAAGTTGCTGCTGCACTCCAAGGACGTCAGGTGCAATTACGCTTGGATGATAAAAGTCAAGATATCCTGAAAAATACCGCCAATTTGAAGGATTGGGAACCGGCAACAGAAGAGGATTGGAAAACTGAATATACGGATTTGATTTTATCGATTAAAGTAGTCCATTCTTTAGAAGAGGCAATTTCTCATATCAACAGTTATGGATCGGGTCATACCGATGCGATCGTCACCGAAGAACAATCCGCTGCAGATCTGTTTCTGTCTCAAGTTGCCTCTGCCGGAGTCTTCCATAATTGTTCCACCCGCTTTGCTGATGGATTCCGCTACGGTTTCGGGGCCGAAGTCGGAATTAGTACCCAAAAAATGCCGCCCCGAGGGCCCGTTGGACTGGAAGGATTAGTCACTTACAAATATCAATTAGTCGGAAATGGTCAAATAGTGGCAACCTATTCCGGTCCCGAGGCAAAACCATTCACCCATCGCAATTTATCTCAATAA
- a CDS encoding zinc metalloprotease HtpX, producing MAESSFPKAGRSGTTGVKLTMTGVGGNLAWASLVTMTLMFGMVFVLCLGVSLILNSENPGMGLGIAIAATLVFNIVAFFLSPWIMDLTQRWLYGTRWIDLTELDRKSPESAAIIRQICADNKLKQPRLGIIDDQNPTAFTYGSLPNSARLVVSEGLFTYLDDDEAATVYAHELGHIVHWDFAVMTIASTLVQITYLIYVFARRMGRGGEKAKDIAAQVAMVAYIFYIVGTYLLLYLSRTREYFADRFAAESTGNPNALSRALVKIAYGLVEEGQKATEPSRLVEGTRALGIYDHKAATSTGTTYRISSKPDQIGRVFLWDMFNPWGWWMELNSTHPLTGKRVRALSTYAEQLGLDIEFDMGRIMGEGKTLSKSKLYGSFVGDLFLYTAPIIGLFAGAIAWLVLPLPGGDFAPLAYPLLGLGIGLLVKTFVMFPNFDRAPETDILTLMADPYASPLRGKPAKLKGELIGRGDAGYAFGSDLKLQDPSGLLFLRYASRLGPIGNFLFGMKKVNSLIGMQVHSLGWFRRGVAPWMDLIQLETQNETQVNSYHRFWSFLMSGGMIIGGIVLLFII from the coding sequence ATGGCTGAATCCTCTTTCCCGAAAGCGGGCCGTAGCGGTACTACAGGGGTCAAGCTGACCATGACCGGAGTCGGAGGCAATCTCGCCTGGGCTTCCCTGGTGACCATGACCCTTATGTTTGGCATGGTCTTCGTCTTGTGTTTAGGCGTTTCGTTGATTCTTAACAGTGAGAATCCAGGGATGGGCTTAGGAATCGCGATCGCCGCTACCCTCGTCTTTAATATCGTCGCCTTTTTCCTCTCCCCTTGGATTATGGACTTAACCCAGCGGTGGCTATATGGGACTCGCTGGATCGACCTCACCGAACTTGATCGCAAGAGTCCCGAGTCTGCCGCAATTATCCGCCAGATTTGTGCTGACAACAAGCTAAAACAACCGCGTTTGGGGATTATCGATGACCAAAACCCTACCGCCTTTACTTATGGATCTCTCCCCAATAGCGCCCGTTTAGTCGTCAGCGAGGGACTCTTTACCTATCTCGATGATGATGAAGCGGCCACCGTCTACGCCCACGAACTGGGCCATATCGTCCATTGGGACTTTGCGGTGATGACGATCGCCTCCACCCTGGTGCAAATTACCTATTTAATTTATGTGTTTGCCCGTCGGATGGGACGTGGGGGGGAAAAAGCCAAAGATATTGCGGCGCAAGTGGCGATGGTGGCCTATATCTTTTATATAGTGGGAACCTATTTGCTGCTGTACCTCTCGCGAACTCGGGAATATTTTGCCGATCGCTTTGCTGCCGAATCCACCGGCAACCCCAACGCCCTCTCGCGGGCACTGGTTAAAATTGCTTACGGGTTAGTCGAGGAAGGGCAAAAAGCCACAGAACCCAGCCGCTTAGTGGAAGGAACTCGGGCATTAGGCATCTACGACCATAAAGCCGCCACCTCAACAGGCACCACCTACCGGATTTCCAGCAAACCGGACCAAATTGGCCGAGTGTTTCTCTGGGATATGTTTAATCCCTGGGGATGGTGGATGGAGTTGAACTCCACTCACCCCTTAACCGGCAAACGGGTTCGCGCCTTAAGTACCTACGCCGAACAGTTGGGACTAGATATCGAGTTCGATATGGGTCGGATTATGGGAGAAGGCAAGACTCTGAGTAAGAGTAAATTATACGGCAGTTTTGTGGGGGATTTATTCCTCTATACTGCCCCCATAATTGGATTGTTTGCAGGGGCGATCGCCTGGTTAGTCTTACCCCTACCTGGAGGAGACTTTGCGCCTCTCGCCTATCCATTACTGGGCTTAGGAATCGGCCTTTTGGTGAAAACCTTTGTCATGTTTCCCAACTTCGATCGCGCCCCAGAAACCGATATTCTCACCTTAATGGCGGACCCCTACGCCAGTCCCTTACGGGGTAAACCGGCTAAACTCAAAGGCGAACTAATTGGGCGGGGAGATGCTGGATATGCCTTCGGGTCGGATTTGAAACTCCAAGACCCCAGTGGGTTACTATTTCTCCGCTATGCCTCCCGGTTGGGTCCGATTGGCAATTTCCTGTTTGGCATGAAGAAGGTGAACAGCCTGATTGGAATGCAAGTTCATTCCTTGGGTTGGTTCCGACGGGGAGTGGCCCCCTGGATGGATTTGATCCAGTTAGAAACTCAGAATGAGACCCAGGTGAATAGTTATCATCGCTTCTGGTCCTTTTTAATGAGTGGCGGGATGATCATCGGCGGAATCGTTTTACTGTTTATCATTTAA
- the lysS gene encoding lysine--tRNA ligase, with amino-acid sequence MFWADKIAESAQGEQIVNDSKTPSGRVHVGSLRGVIIHDVIYRALKHAGKPVKFMYGVDDYDALDTVPSYLDREKFAPYLGQPLCNVPSPDDNATDYAKYFMGEFLEVFDYLGVKPEIYYLRDLYRTGQLNPYIDTFLQNSHLVREAYKEVSKADRPSNWYPFQVICENCGKIATTVVTDYNGKEVFYTCEPNATNYVNGCGHSGWVSPFDGNGKLPWKVEWVAKWQLVGVTIELAGKDHSQKGGSRDVANAICRKVLQKQPPFHSPYEFILVNGTKMSSSKGVGSAAKEIAELLPPELLRFLMLRTQPKSVINFAPNYETTTRLFRDYDTLIEKYQGVTSESGEDPKQDKELQPLFYSQLTDEVKTYQPFDFSTLISLLQVPHLDIKEEIQKRCEQPLSEADWEVLHQRIESAQKWLDDYADEEEKLVLYFDSIPQQVQELTEEQVTYLGELAKNLEAAESWDGETLQTIIFSTSKGLEMKPGNAFPALYLSFMGKSRGPKAGNLLSYLDKSFVLERIRGAVALKQGATV; translated from the coding sequence ATGTTTTGGGCTGACAAAATTGCGGAAAGTGCACAAGGCGAACAAATCGTTAATGATTCAAAAACCCCTTCGGGTCGAGTTCATGTGGGTTCCTTGCGGGGTGTGATCATCCATGATGTCATTTATCGCGCCTTGAAACACGCCGGTAAGCCCGTAAAATTTATGTATGGCGTTGATGATTATGACGCCCTTGATACCGTTCCTAGCTATCTCGATCGCGAAAAATTTGCTCCCTATTTGGGTCAACCTCTGTGTAACGTCCCCTCGCCTGATGATAATGCGACAGATTACGCCAAATATTTCATGGGGGAATTCCTAGAAGTCTTTGATTACTTAGGGGTAAAACCGGAGATTTATTACCTGCGAGACTTGTATCGAACCGGACAACTCAACCCCTACATTGATACCTTCTTACAAAATTCCCATCTGGTTCGGGAAGCCTATAAAGAAGTCAGTAAAGCCGATCGCCCCAGTAACTGGTATCCCTTCCAAGTCATCTGCGAAAACTGCGGAAAAATTGCCACCACGGTTGTCACCGATTACAACGGCAAAGAAGTCTTTTACACCTGCGAACCTAACGCCACCAACTATGTCAACGGATGCGGACATTCCGGCTGGGTTTCCCCCTTTGACGGCAACGGTAAACTCCCCTGGAAAGTGGAATGGGTTGCCAAATGGCAACTCGTAGGAGTTACCATCGAACTCGCCGGAAAAGACCATTCTCAAAAAGGCGGTTCTCGCGATGTTGCTAACGCAATTTGTCGCAAAGTTCTCCAGAAACAACCCCCCTTCCATTCTCCCTACGAGTTTATTTTAGTCAATGGGACCAAAATGAGTTCCTCCAAAGGAGTCGGTTCCGCTGCCAAAGAAATCGCCGAATTGCTGCCACCGGAACTGCTGCGTTTCTTGATGCTGCGAACCCAACCCAAATCGGTGATTAATTTCGCCCCAAATTATGAAACCACCACCCGATTGTTCCGGGATTACGACACCTTAATCGAGAAATATCAAGGAGTTACCTCGGAAAGTGGAGAAGACCCCAAACAGGATAAAGAACTACAACCCCTGTTTTATTCCCAACTCACCGATGAAGTCAAAACCTATCAACCCTTTGATTTCAGTACCTTAATTTCCCTGCTGCAAGTGCCTCATTTGGATATTAAGGAAGAAATCCAAAAACGCTGCGAACAACCGTTAAGCGAGGCAGATTGGGAAGTTCTCCATCAGCGGATTGAGTCAGCACAAAAGTGGCTGGATGATTATGCCGATGAAGAAGAAAAGCTGGTGCTTTATTTTGACAGCATTCCCCAACAAGTTCAAGAGTTAACTGAGGAACAGGTGACTTATTTGGGTGAGTTAGCCAAGAATTTAGAAGCGGCAGAGAGTTGGGATGGGGAAACCTTACAAACGATTATCTTCTCGACGAGTAAAGGGTTGGAGATGAAGCCGGGGAATGCGTTTCCGGCGCTTTATTTATCCTTTATGGGTAAATCCCGTGGTCCGAAAGCGGGGAATTTACTCTCGTATTTAGATAAATCCTTTGTGTTGGAAAGAATTCGCGGGGCGGTTGCGCTGAAACAAGGGGCTACAGTGTAG